One Acetobacterium sp. KB-1 DNA segment encodes these proteins:
- a CDS encoding methyl-accepting chemotaxis protein, translating into MKIFNKHSIGNKITSMVIIFVALALLVIGITVTALSINTENQQIEEQMNLQLSNTIGEIEQVLSTHSKAVSSLSTTIGVTGTQMAPSEYNKLLTQYVELTDDTYGVGVFYDYNAYLPEIKYFGPYAYRESSNIAYAEALFSTDDYDYPNQEWYMVGKDAGGKIAWSSPFKDEALGISMVTAASAFYDTNRNFKGVVTGDIDLSSLQQMVSNIKIGETGRAFLVDRTGLYIADADVSKAMAVNLLEDPNPSLSTLGEAMLSGEPGSGVFRDDSGKNNIYYAPIPATGWTLAIMESQSELNAPIMALIIQLIGLFLLTLIVLSFIIVKQVKGVVNPIVLITELFRKAELGDFDSEIPDAIINREDELGKLGLSFQKLSENIQENIATLEQISLGNLNVAVDVKSDKDIQSKSLIEVVDNLKNLETEVEMLTQSATDGHLSVRGDATKFQGKYRDIVVGVNNTLDAVVEPLNMSADYVNKISRGDIPEKITATYHGDFNTIKENLNSCIDNINALVSDVDMLAQAATEGQLEIQADATRHNGDFKKIIEGFNNTLNSLLAPINEARQVMTKMAANDYTISMEGHYKGNMNAFSEEINLVHSRLLNVQDAFIRISQGDTSRLSDFIAIGKRSDNDKLIPSVIATLTTIDSLIEESRNLAQAGINGNLTVRSDASKFAGGYRDIVDGFNQTLDAIEQPINEAAVVLEQMAAGQLTHHMEGDYLGSYAIIKNSLNDTMNSLNEILGNINDSADEVASGARQVSFGSQALAQGATEQASSMEELNASIDEVAVQTKENAINANQANQLTLTAQQNAENGNTQMQQMLKSMEEINASSAKISNIIKVIDDIAFQTNILALNAAVEAARAGQQGKGFAVVAEEVRTLAGRSAEAAKETTELIEGSISKVSEGTVIANNTADSLNEIVDGVTKVAVLVSKIDTASHEQTASINQINTGIDQVSQVVQTNSATAEESAAASEELYSQAELLKNMVSKFKLTK; encoded by the coding sequence ATGAAGATTTTTAACAAGCACTCAATCGGTAATAAAATCACCTCAATGGTGATCATTTTTGTGGCCCTGGCCCTGTTGGTGATTGGCATCACTGTCACGGCATTAAGCATCAACACCGAAAATCAGCAAATTGAAGAACAAATGAATCTCCAGCTTAGTAATACTATTGGTGAGATTGAGCAGGTACTCAGTACTCACAGCAAAGCGGTGAGCAGTTTGAGCACCACTATCGGCGTCACTGGCACTCAGATGGCTCCCTCAGAGTATAACAAGCTCTTAACCCAATATGTTGAACTTACTGACGATACTTATGGTGTCGGAGTCTTTTATGACTACAATGCTTATCTACCTGAAATTAAATATTTCGGACCATACGCCTATCGGGAGAGCTCAAATATCGCCTACGCTGAAGCCTTGTTTAGTACTGATGATTATGATTATCCCAATCAGGAATGGTACATGGTAGGTAAAGACGCTGGTGGTAAAATTGCCTGGTCGTCACCATTTAAAGACGAAGCCTTGGGGATTTCGATGGTCACTGCTGCATCCGCTTTCTATGATACCAATCGTAATTTCAAAGGGGTGGTTACCGGCGATATCGATCTTTCCAGTCTTCAACAAATGGTCAGCAACATCAAAATCGGTGAAACCGGTCGCGCCTTTCTGGTGGACCGAACCGGCCTCTATATTGCTGATGCTGATGTTTCCAAGGCAATGGCCGTCAACTTGCTTGAAGATCCCAACCCAAGCTTGTCGACGCTGGGGGAAGCTATGCTCAGTGGTGAACCCGGTTCCGGGGTATTCCGTGATGATTCCGGCAAAAATAACATCTATTATGCCCCGATCCCTGCAACCGGCTGGACCCTTGCTATTATGGAGTCCCAAAGTGAACTCAATGCCCCGATAATGGCCCTGATCATCCAGTTAATCGGATTATTCTTATTAACCCTGATCGTGCTCAGCTTTATCATCGTTAAACAAGTCAAAGGGGTGGTCAATCCTATCGTTCTGATCACTGAGCTGTTTCGTAAGGCTGAATTGGGTGATTTTGACAGTGAAATTCCTGATGCAATCATCAACCGTGAAGATGAGCTGGGCAAGCTGGGACTTTCCTTCCAGAAACTATCGGAAAATATTCAGGAAAATATTGCCACCCTGGAACAGATTTCTCTGGGAAATCTTAATGTTGCCGTCGATGTCAAATCGGATAAGGATATTCAGTCTAAAAGTCTTATTGAAGTGGTTGATAATCTCAAAAACCTGGAAACAGAGGTAGAAATGTTAACTCAATCAGCCACCGATGGTCATTTATCTGTTCGAGGTGATGCCACCAAATTCCAGGGTAAGTACCGGGATATTGTGGTTGGTGTCAACAATACCCTTGATGCAGTGGTTGAGCCGCTAAACATGTCGGCGGACTATGTCAATAAGATCAGCCGGGGCGATATTCCCGAAAAAATAACCGCTACCTATCATGGGGACTTTAATACGATTAAAGAAAACCTTAACTCATGCATCGACAATATCAATGCCTTAGTATCTGATGTTGATATGTTAGCTCAAGCTGCTACCGAAGGCCAGTTAGAAATTCAGGCCGATGCCACCCGGCACAACGGTGATTTCAAAAAAATCATCGAAGGCTTTAACAATACGCTAAATTCCCTGTTAGCACCGATCAATGAGGCTCGACAGGTGATGACCAAGATGGCCGCTAATGACTATACCATTAGCATGGAAGGTCATTATAAAGGTAATATGAACGCATTTTCCGAGGAGATCAACCTGGTTCATTCCCGCCTTCTCAATGTTCAGGATGCTTTTATCCGTATTTCTCAAGGTGACACCAGTCGTTTGAGTGACTTTATCGCCATTGGCAAACGTTCCGACAACGATAAACTGATCCCATCGGTAATCGCCACCTTAACCACTATTGACAGTTTGATTGAGGAATCCCGTAATCTTGCTCAAGCTGGAATCAACGGCAACCTGACCGTTCGCAGCGATGCGTCAAAATTTGCTGGTGGTTACCGGGATATCGTCGATGGCTTTAACCAAACTCTGGATGCCATCGAGCAGCCCATCAATGAGGCCGCCGTCGTACTTGAACAAATGGCTGCTGGACAGCTAACCCACCACATGGAGGGGGATTACCTGGGTAGCTATGCAATTATTAAAAATTCATTAAATGATACCATGAACTCACTGAATGAAATTCTTGGAAATATCAATGACTCAGCTGATGAGGTCGCTTCCGGCGCCCGACAAGTCTCCTTCGGCAGTCAGGCTCTGGCCCAGGGTGCTACCGAGCAGGCCAGTTCAATGGAAGAGCTCAATGCCTCCATTGATGAGGTGGCGGTTCAAACCAAAGAAAATGCCATTAATGCCAATCAGGCCAATCAGTTGACTCTGACCGCTCAGCAAAATGCCGAAAACGGCAACACTCAGATGCAGCAAATGCTAAAATCGATGGAAGAAATCAATGCCTCCTCGGCAAAAATTTCAAATATTATCAAGGTCATCGATGACATTGCTTTCCAGACCAATATTCTGGCCTTGAATGCAGCAGTGGAAGCTGCCCGGGCCGGACAACAAGGCAAGGGTTTTGCGGTCGTCGCTGAAGAGGTCCGAACCCTGGCTGGACGCAGTGCCGAAGCAGCTAAGGAAACCACCGAACTGATTGAAGGATCTATTTCCAAAGTTTCCGAGGGCACTGTCATTGCCAATAATACTGCTGATTCACTCAACGAAATTGTGGATGGGGTTACCAAAGTCGCCGTCTTAGTCAGTAAAATTGATACCGCTTCTCATGAACAAACCGCTTCTATCAACCAAATTAATACCGGCATCGATCAAGTGTCTCAGGTTGTTCAAACCAATTCGGCCACTGCCGAAGAAAGTGCTGCCGCCAGCGAAGAGCTCTACAGTCAGGCGGAACTGCTCAAGAATATGGTTAGCAAATTTAAATTGACCAAATAA
- a CDS encoding cold-shock protein, with amino-acid sequence MNGTVKWFNSEKGFGFITGEDGKDVFAHFSQIQSSGYKSLEEGQEVSFEITQGPKGPQAENIQVI; translated from the coding sequence ATGAATGGTACAGTGAAATGGTTTAACTCGGAAAAAGGTTTTGGTTTTATTACAGGGGAAGATGGTAAAGATGTATTTGCACATTTTTCACAAATTCAATCAAGCGGTTATAAATCTTTAGAAGAAGGCCAAGAAGTTTCTTTTGAAATTACTCAAGGACCTAAAGGCCCACAAGCCGAAAATATTCAAGTTATCTAA
- a CDS encoding response regulator: MENIRVMIVDDSTFSIAVLKRMLQKDGIEIVATALNMNEAIKKAQEIKPDLITMDMTLPDGDGIECSKEILKCLHDTKIIAISAMMDEEIIQLARKVGIKGYLQKPVDQTDLDAAIERLFEGEELYGVLKSNFEEAFKESIFSFLKREIGGEVVVEKVEDHPMTTNSSGISVAIGIIGRHDGRLIMDMSEDTALSMTRKILQDEGQQIDEAINFLSEFTNVIAGNACSLLNGLNRSFGLRVSPPTVFRGKDITISIGDIMSESFVIKTDMGDVFMNVGFQKGDVEWI; this comes from the coding sequence ATGGAAAATATTAGAGTGATGATAGTAGACGATTCAACCTTTTCAATAGCAGTTCTTAAACGGATGCTTCAGAAAGATGGGATAGAGATCGTTGCCACGGCTCTTAACATGAACGAGGCAATAAAAAAAGCCCAAGAGATCAAACCAGATCTGATTACGATGGATATGACCTTGCCTGATGGTGATGGAATCGAGTGTTCAAAAGAAATTCTTAAATGTCTGCATGATACAAAAATTATTGCCATCAGCGCAATGATGGATGAAGAAATTATTCAGCTGGCTAGAAAAGTTGGTATCAAAGGTTACTTGCAAAAACCGGTAGATCAAACGGATTTGGACGCCGCAATTGAGCGACTTTTTGAAGGTGAAGAACTTTACGGTGTCTTAAAGAGCAATTTTGAAGAAGCGTTTAAAGAATCAATTTTCAGTTTTTTGAAGCGGGAGATTGGTGGAGAAGTCGTAGTTGAAAAGGTTGAGGATCATCCGATGACTACAAATTCTTCAGGAATTTCTGTGGCAATTGGGATAATTGGACGGCATGACGGAAGATTGATTATGGATATGTCCGAAGATACTGCCTTGAGCATGACCCGAAAAATCCTTCAGGATGAAGGCCAGCAAATTGACGAAGCGATTAATTTTCTAAGCGAATTCACAAATGTTATCGCTGGTAATGCCTGTTCGCTTTTAAATGGACTTAATCGTTCCTTTGGTCTTCGAGTTTCACCACCCACAGTATTCCGAGGTAAAGATATCACGATTTCGATTGGAGATATTATGAGCGAATCATTTGTTATTAAAACAGATATGGGTGATGTTTTTATGAATGTTGGCTTTCAAAAGGGGGATGTGGAATGGATTTAA
- a CDS encoding exopolyphosphatase: MRLVTRSDFDGLICGMLLKEADIIDDWIFVHPKDLQDGLFSPTENDVLANVPYVPGCGMWFDHHSSEKERMGWHPGVAGVSRLAPSAARIIYEYYGSAAKFPNYEEMIFSVDKVDSGKLTRDEILNPTGWILLGFISDPRTGLGRFRDFRISNYQLMEELINLFRNLSIEDILALPDVKERIDLYHDQARRFTEMVTAHTQIINNVIVTDLRDVDTIYTGNRFMIYSLYPDQNVSLWIVDGKQKQNVSIACGYSILNRSCTADIGKLMLKYGGGGHHMVGTCQIPYNDADTIIEEIIAALKSK, translated from the coding sequence ATGCGTTTAGTTACTCGATCTGATTTTGACGGTTTAATCTGTGGTATGCTGTTAAAAGAAGCCGACATCATTGATGATTGGATTTTTGTTCATCCAAAAGACCTGCAGGACGGGCTCTTCTCCCCCACCGAAAATGATGTGCTGGCCAATGTTCCCTATGTGCCCGGTTGCGGGATGTGGTTTGATCACCATTCTTCAGAGAAAGAGCGAATGGGATGGCATCCTGGGGTGGCAGGCGTAAGCCGACTGGCACCTTCGGCTGCTCGAATTATTTATGAATATTATGGCAGTGCCGCAAAGTTTCCCAATTATGAGGAAATGATTTTTTCGGTGGATAAGGTGGACTCCGGGAAGCTTACCCGGGATGAAATCTTAAACCCCACTGGCTGGATCCTACTGGGCTTTATTTCTGACCCTCGTACCGGATTAGGTCGATTCCGGGATTTCCGAATCAGTAATTACCAATTAATGGAAGAACTGATCAATCTTTTTCGAAACTTGTCCATTGAAGATATTCTGGCCTTGCCGGACGTAAAAGAACGAATTGATCTTTACCACGATCAGGCCCGACGTTTTACTGAAATGGTAACAGCGCATACTCAAATTATTAATAATGTGATTGTTACCGATTTACGGGATGTGGATACCATTTATACTGGCAACCGTTTTATGATTTACAGCCTTTATCCCGATCAAAACGTATCACTCTGGATTGTTGACGGCAAGCAAAAACAAAATGTCTCCATTGCCTGCGGTTACAGCATCTTAAACCGAAGCTGCACTGCTGATATTGGCAAACTGATGCTCAAGTATGGGGGCGGCGGCCATCACATGGTCGGTACCTGTCAAATCCCGTATAACGATGCTGACACCATTATTGAAGAGATCATTGCGGCACTTAAAAGCAAATAA
- a CDS encoding lipase family protein — protein sequence MKQQNLPESYSKQDAILMAGFSYQTYPFFDQQQLALPAGFELRYSFNGKTGVTEKTEENFGFIAESEDRLVLAFRGTDSTPNLDSDLDLFQIPFPYVKNAGSSHRGITRVYQSLREEVIEQISQLPDTKKLYITGHSLGGDLSIMAALDFAVNTARKEAIVYTIAAGRPGDRDFVGTYNAHVKNSYRIFNVHDFIPTLPAAEYPAPFTEAGLFYEHVNASVPIGFQMDNLFLNHRINCYFQKLGEQDINYMNALRSSSPGFCPEPINLKELADSMKNN from the coding sequence ATGAAGCAACAAAATCTGCCGGAATCTTACAGTAAACAGGATGCCATTTTAATGGCTGGTTTTAGTTATCAGACCTACCCTTTTTTTGATCAGCAGCAGCTGGCACTGCCAGCCGGTTTTGAGCTTAGGTATTCATTTAACGGTAAGACCGGGGTGACGGAAAAAACGGAAGAAAATTTTGGCTTTATTGCTGAGTCAGAAGATCGGCTTGTACTGGCTTTTCGGGGGACCGATTCAACCCCCAATCTGGATTCGGATTTGGATCTTTTTCAGATTCCCTTTCCCTATGTAAAAAATGCCGGGTCTAGCCATCGAGGCATCACCCGGGTTTATCAGTCGCTTAGGGAGGAAGTGATAGAGCAGATCAGTCAATTGCCTGACACTAAAAAACTCTACATCACTGGTCACAGTCTGGGGGGTGATCTGTCGATTATGGCGGCGCTGGATTTTGCTGTTAATACTGCCCGTAAAGAAGCGATTGTTTATACCATTGCGGCAGGTCGGCCCGGTGATCGGGATTTTGTCGGTACTTACAACGCCCACGTCAAAAACAGTTATCGGATATTTAATGTCCATGATTTTATCCCAACCCTGCCAGCCGCCGAGTATCCGGCTCCTTTCACTGAAGCCGGGTTGTTCTATGAACACGTGAACGCTTCGGTTCCGATTGGTTTTCAGATGGACAACCTGTTTTTGAATCACCGGATCAACTGTTATTTCCAGAAGCTGGGAGAGCAGGATATTAATTATATGAATGCTCTGCGCAGCAGTAGTCCAGGCTTTTGTCCGGAACCGATAAATTTGAAGGAATTGGCGGATTCGATGAAAAACAATTAG
- a CDS encoding GNAT family N-acetyltransferase has product MIKKIENIDLEAAIDLANQVFHEFIADGYTEEGRQTFTDYLDYKLEEMAEDLESGHKKLWGFYEDNRIIGVIGTRDRFHVSLMFVDKNHHHQGIARALFDTVLADLKSQLPGKFFVMTVNSSPYAVEVYRRFGFEATATEQVNKGIRFVPMKLTVC; this is encoded by the coding sequence ATGATAAAAAAAATTGAAAATATAGATTTGGAAGCAGCAATAGATCTGGCCAATCAGGTATTTCATGAATTTATTGCCGATGGCTACACCGAAGAAGGGCGCCAGACCTTTACCGATTATTTGGACTATAAGTTGGAAGAAATGGCTGAGGATTTGGAAAGCGGCCATAAGAAACTGTGGGGTTTCTATGAAGACAACCGGATCATCGGGGTCATTGGCACCCGGGATCGTTTTCATGTTTCACTTATGTTTGTCGATAAGAACCATCACCACCAGGGCATTGCCCGGGCTTTATTTGACACAGTGCTGGCGGATTTAAAAAGCCAGCTACCGGGAAAATTCTTTGTAATGACGGTCAATTCATCTCCTTATGCGGTGGAAGTTTACCGTCGTTTCGGTTTTGAGGCAACCGCTACGGAACAGGTTAACAAAGGGATTCGGTTTGTACCGATGAAGCTGACAGTTTGTTAA
- the rsgA gene encoding ribosome small subunit-dependent GTPase A — protein MNKIDLENYGLNQHLKQEASLYSDLFVARVTEQHRELYKVITENGELLAEVSGKFVFKTEDNTSFPVVGDWVMIDRTEEGSGNAVIHQVLSRTSLFERKAAGTGNGVQIVAANFDLVFICMSLNNDFNLRRLERYLSIAWSSQARPVIVLTKADLCDDLPSRLGEISAVRVGTDVVVCSSEGNRGYDEIAAYLSVGKTSVFLGSSGVGKSTIINHLMGAEVLETKGLRNDDRGRHTTTHRQLLLLPGGGVVIDTPGMRELHLEKANLSKSFEDIEALAKQCRFGDCRHSGEPGCAVRAAIESKNLSEKRFENYRKLQKEMDYEGLNSRQLEAEKIKKMFGSKGEMKQIMRQAKNKNKR, from the coding sequence ATGAATAAAATAGATTTAGAAAATTACGGATTGAATCAGCACCTTAAACAGGAAGCGAGTTTGTACAGTGACTTGTTCGTAGCCAGGGTGACGGAGCAACATCGGGAACTGTATAAGGTGATCACTGAAAACGGCGAATTGCTGGCTGAGGTGTCCGGGAAATTTGTGTTTAAGACTGAAGACAATACCAGCTTTCCAGTGGTTGGCGATTGGGTGATGATTGATCGGACCGAGGAAGGTTCGGGCAATGCGGTGATCCATCAGGTATTAAGTCGCACCAGCTTGTTTGAACGAAAAGCGGCCGGAACGGGAAATGGAGTTCAGATTGTCGCTGCCAATTTTGATCTGGTTTTTATTTGCATGTCGTTAAACAATGATTTTAATCTGCGCCGGCTGGAACGCTATTTATCAATTGCCTGGAGTAGTCAGGCCAGGCCAGTGATTGTCCTGACGAAAGCGGACCTATGCGATGATTTACCGTCGCGTCTAGGTGAAATTTCTGCTGTCCGGGTAGGAACTGATGTGGTGGTTTGCTCCAGTGAGGGCAACCGTGGTTATGACGAGATTGCAGCCTATCTGTCGGTGGGAAAAACGAGCGTCTTTCTGGGATCGTCCGGGGTGGGTAAATCCACCATTATCAATCATCTGATGGGGGCAGAAGTGCTCGAAACCAAAGGCCTGAGAAATGATGATCGGGGCAGGCACACCACCACCCATCGTCAACTTCTGCTATTGCCCGGCGGTGGCGTGGTCATAGATACCCCAGGGATGCGGGAACTCCATCTCGAAAAGGCGAATCTTTCCAAGTCCTTTGAGGATATTGAGGCACTGGCCAAGCAATGCCGCTTTGGAGACTGTCGCCACAGCGGCGAACCGGGTTGTGCGGTCCGAGCTGCCATTGAATCGAAAAACCTCTCGGAAAAACGGTTTGAAAACTATCGCAAGTTGCAAAAAGAAATGGACTACGAAGGACTCAATTCACGTCAGCTGGAAGCCGAAAAAATTAAAAAAATGTTTGGCAGTAAAGGCGAAATGAAACAGATCATGCGTCAGGCAAAAAATAAAAACAAACGCTAA
- a CDS encoding chemotaxis protein CheX: MDLTIINPFIASVTDVMPQLGFANIDLKEQSEKSKKIVASGIVLTLGIVGDKKGNVAYAIDTEGAKQIASIMMMGMPVDELDDMAKSAISELSNMLTANAAINFSNDNVTVDISPPTMLTGESIELSMSKDQVMCVEFDIDGIKLEINVALD; the protein is encoded by the coding sequence ATGGATTTAACAATTATCAATCCTTTTATTGCTTCAGTGACGGATGTGATGCCTCAATTGGGGTTTGCTAACATTGACCTGAAAGAACAAAGCGAGAAATCAAAAAAAATTGTGGCCAGTGGAATTGTACTAACTTTGGGGATAGTTGGTGATAAAAAGGGAAATGTAGCCTATGCTATTGATACTGAAGGTGCTAAGCAGATCGCTTCCATTATGATGATGGGGATGCCGGTGGATGAACTGGATGATATGGCAAAAAGTGCAATTTCTGAGCTTTCCAATATGTTAACTGCCAATGCGGCGATTAATTTTTCCAATGACAATGTTACTGTAGATATTTCACCACCAACGATGCTGACGGGAGAAAGTATTGAGCTTAGTATGAGCAAAGACCAAGTCATGTGTGTAGAATTTGATATCGATGGCATTAAACTGGAAATCAATGTGGCACTCGATTAA
- a CDS encoding DEAD/DEAH box helicase, with protein sequence MQFENLNIIQPILKALIAEGYTEATPIQEKAIPSLLEGRDLLGCAQTGTGKTAAFAIPILQGLSYEQRNLKGNRPIKALILAPTRELALQISDSFKAYGKFLGLRTLVIYGGVSQNPQTKALSAGVDILVATPGRLLDLINQKYIRLNQIKSFVLDEADMMLDMGMLQDVRKIIKHMPAERQNMLFSATMPMEIAKLAGTILRNPAKVTITPVSSTVEVIKQNVYYVNKNNKINLLIHLLKNKEIVSALVFSRTKHGADKIVKHLERSGFKAQAIHGNKSQNARQLALNNFKERKTRILVATDIAARGIDIDELSHVFNYDLPEVPETYVHRIGRTGRAGFGGIAIAFCDQEEMPLLDGIEKLVLKSIPVVEVHPFPLVEVPAEQKIASSRRLAAHQPTAPRNRRGSGSGSGKSTGGKKDRDRFYAKNKRKDNL encoded by the coding sequence TTGCAATTTGAAAATTTAAATATTATACAGCCGATTCTGAAGGCTTTAATAGCTGAAGGATACACAGAAGCTACACCAATTCAGGAGAAGGCCATTCCGTCTTTACTGGAAGGCCGGGATTTACTGGGATGTGCTCAAACCGGAACGGGCAAAACTGCCGCCTTTGCTATCCCGATTTTACAGGGGCTTTCATACGAGCAGCGAAATCTCAAAGGAAACCGACCCATTAAAGCGTTGATACTGGCACCTACCCGAGAACTGGCTCTACAGATCAGTGATTCATTTAAAGCTTATGGCAAATTTTTAGGTTTGCGGACCTTGGTTATTTATGGAGGTGTATCTCAAAACCCTCAAACCAAGGCATTGTCAGCTGGTGTTGATATTCTGGTGGCAACCCCGGGACGGCTACTGGATTTGATTAACCAAAAATACATACGTCTTAATCAAATCAAGTCTTTTGTACTGGATGAAGCAGACATGATGTTGGATATGGGCATGCTTCAGGATGTCCGAAAAATTATCAAGCACATGCCGGCCGAGCGTCAAAATATGCTGTTCTCGGCAACTATGCCGATGGAAATAGCCAAACTGGCTGGCACCATCCTCCGAAATCCGGCCAAGGTAACCATTACTCCGGTTTCATCAACGGTGGAAGTAATTAAGCAAAATGTGTATTATGTAAATAAAAACAATAAAATCAATCTACTCATTCATTTGCTTAAAAATAAGGAAATTGTCTCTGCACTGGTTTTTTCCCGAACTAAACATGGGGCCGATAAAATTGTTAAGCATCTGGAGCGTTCCGGGTTTAAAGCGCAGGCGATTCATGGTAATAAATCTCAGAATGCGCGGCAATTGGCTCTGAATAACTTTAAAGAACGAAAAACTCGGATCTTGGTTGCAACAGACATTGCCGCCCGGGGAATCGATATTGATGAATTGTCACATGTCTTTAATTATGATTTGCCGGAGGTACCGGAAACATATGTGCATCGGATCGGACGTACGGGTCGGGCTGGCTTTGGCGGCATAGCCATAGCATTTTGTGATCAGGAAGAGATGCCCTTACTGGACGGCATTGAAAAACTTGTGTTGAAATCAATTCCCGTGGTTGAGGTTCATCCCTTTCCTTTGGTGGAGGTGCCAGCAGAACAAAAAATAGCATCTTCCCGTCGTTTGGCAGCACATCAGCCCACAGCGCCCCGAAATCGTCGCGGAAGCGGAAGCGGTTCAGGTAAGTCAACTGGTGGGAAAAAAGATCGGGATCGTTTTTATGCGAAAAACAAGAGAAAAGATAATCTGTAA
- a CDS encoding PadR family transcriptional regulator gives MRTLKYAILGLINRESMTGYDLMKVFNMELVNFWYAKHSQIYPELKKLTDEKLITYEILPEDEKLRKKIYSITEKGRQEFHNWILQQDLLEPTPKDIFRLKAYFIESLSNAKILNHFHYQLTQRQEKLEKLQNNMQILLDSKDISKIQSPEYGDYIVLKSAIKREKSYIEWLNECIEEVTTNTRIFVDERRP, from the coding sequence ATGAGAACTCTAAAATATGCCATCCTCGGCTTGATCAACCGGGAATCTATGACTGGCTACGATTTAATGAAAGTATTTAATATGGAACTGGTTAATTTTTGGTATGCCAAGCACAGCCAAATCTACCCGGAATTAAAAAAGCTCACCGACGAAAAGCTAATTACCTACGAAATACTACCCGAGGATGAAAAACTTCGCAAAAAAATTTATTCAATTACAGAAAAAGGCAGACAGGAATTTCACAACTGGATTTTACAGCAGGATTTACTGGAGCCTACTCCCAAGGATATTTTTCGGCTAAAAGCTTATTTTATCGAATCTCTGTCCAATGCCAAAATCCTGAACCACTTTCACTACCAACTGACCCAACGTCAGGAAAAACTGGAAAAGCTCCAGAACAACATGCAGATATTACTGGACTCTAAAGACATTTCAAAGATACAGAGTCCCGAATACGGCGACTATATTGTCCTTAAATCGGCCATCAAACGCGAAAAATCCTACATCGAATGGCTCAACGAATGCATTGAAGAAGTCACCACCAATACCCGAATTTTTGTCGACGAAAGGAGACCCTAA
- a CDS encoding arylamine N-acetyltransferase: MPDKLFNLEDYFKRIHYTGGSQVSAETLKQLHLGHVMNIPFENLDVFEKKNISLDLDDLFEKMVKNHRGGYCFEMNSLFAAVLTEMGFPVTRHLARVYHGGFDNSGKTHMVLLAEADGQKWVCDVGFGGNSLAAPLLFEEGLEQEHLGRIHRVMADPVYGCRVEFKTATGFEPIYAFTRETCCPADYLIANHFTATYPESFFRQAQMCALVTETGKITYFDGNLKIADGEVLTETAINGDAAIKEALKSYFGVKLN; encoded by the coding sequence ATGCCAGATAAATTATTTAACCTGGAGGACTATTTTAAGCGGATTCATTATACCGGGGGTAGCCAGGTTTCCGCTGAAACCCTGAAACAACTCCATCTTGGCCATGTGATGAACATTCCCTTTGAAAACCTCGATGTTTTTGAAAAGAAGAATATTTCTCTTGATCTTGACGATCTTTTCGAGAAGATGGTGAAAAACCATCGCGGCGGTTACTGCTTTGAAATGAATAGTCTCTTTGCGGCGGTGCTGACCGAGATGGGTTTTCCAGTCACCAGGCATCTGGCCAGAGTCTACCACGGAGGGTTTGATAACTCGGGAAAAACCCATATGGTGTTGCTGGCAGAAGCTGACGGCCAGAAATGGGTCTGTGATGTAGGTTTTGGCGGCAACAGTCTGGCCGCACCGCTTTTATTTGAGGAAGGTCTGGAGCAGGAGCATCTGGGACGAATTCATCGGGTGATGGCCGACCCGGTTTACGGTTGCCGAGTAGAGTTCAAAACTGCCACTGGTTTTGAACCCATCTACGCTTTTACCCGGGAAACCTGTTGTCCGGCGGATTATCTGATTGCAAATCATTTCACTGCCACCTACCCGGAGTCCTTTTTCAGACAGGCGCAGATGTGTGCTTTGGTCACAGAAACCGGCAAGATCACTTATTTTGATGGCAATTTAAAGATTGCTGACGGTGAGGTGCTGACCGAAACAGCCATCAACGGCGATGCCGCAATCAAAGAAGCCTTAAAAAGCTATTTTGGGGTGAAGCTAAATTAA